One Bacillota bacterium genomic region harbors:
- the pilO gene encoding type 4a pilus biogenesis protein PilO, which yields MSRAASTRSRAWMRLAALAAGFLIAGYLVNEWILSPMSGRAAELARRLDIVTSKIGSVAEKGETLASLRREYERAREALQDVDSTITRETGLPYFVRDLERAASASGAALQDLSIGTLTASSPYSEIPVTVKVRGTYRQVQAFLDRTLSVGRTVSVKGIHLLSTGGAGDMGSTQAIDATFSMVLYVVPKGGGDG from the coding sequence ATGAGCAGGGCCGCGAGCACTCGGAGTCGCGCCTGGATGCGCCTTGCTGCTCTTGCGGCAGGTTTCCTCATCGCGGGTTACCTCGTCAACGAGTGGATCCTTTCGCCGATGTCGGGGCGGGCCGCGGAACTCGCCCGGCGCCTCGACATAGTGACGAGCAAGATAGGGTCCGTCGCCGAAAAGGGTGAGACCCTCGCGAGTCTGCGGAGAGAGTACGAGCGGGCTCGAGAAGCCCTTCAAGACGTCGATTCGACGATTACGAGGGAGACAGGTCTTCCGTACTTCGTCAGAGATTTGGAGCGCGCCGCATCAGCGTCGGGAGCGGCCTTGCAAGATCTCTCCATTGGAACGCTCACCGCATCCAGCCCGTACTCGGAGATCCCCGTCACGGTGAAAGTCCGTGGAACCTATCGACAAGTGCAGGCTTTCCTGGATAGGACGCTCTCCGTCGGGCGAACGGTGAGCGTCAAGGGCATTCACCTGCTCTCCACGGGAGGGGCTGGCGACATGGGGTCTACCCAAGCCATCGACGCGACGTTTTCCATGGTTTTGTACGTGGTGCCGAAGGGTGGAGGCGACGGATGA
- a CDS encoding PilN domain-containing protein: MKVGVDLLPAGIPKPPRTSLPRIAVAASVCVFLMGVVLLYAMKAQEIAHLSRAVQAREEEYARYSWLDRDIQETRKRKDELLARIASARGQVQSGLPAREILGALPHALPSGVRLVQFTLAGDGKTVMEGEATSLEAVASFMLSLEDTRMFENARLASVTRISERAGLFVFHAMATLSGAGGGTP, encoded by the coding sequence GTGAAGGTCGGCGTGGACCTGCTCCCCGCGGGAATACCAAAGCCGCCCAGAACGAGCCTGCCTCGGATAGCCGTGGCGGCCTCGGTGTGCGTCTTCTTGATGGGAGTCGTGCTTCTCTATGCGATGAAGGCACAGGAGATCGCTCACCTCTCCCGTGCCGTGCAAGCTCGAGAAGAGGAGTACGCTCGGTATTCCTGGCTCGACCGCGACATACAGGAGACTCGCAAGCGCAAGGACGAATTGCTGGCGAGGATTGCTTCAGCCAGGGGCCAAGTCCAAAGCGGTCTTCCGGCGCGCGAGATCCTCGGAGCCCTTCCGCACGCCCTTCCGTCCGGTGTGCGCCTCGTGCAGTTCACCCTCGCTGGCGACGGGAAGACGGTAATGGAGGGAGAGGCGACATCCTTGGAGGCAGTGGCCTCGTTCATGTTGTCACTCGAGGACACGAGGATGTTCGAGAATGCCCGACTCGCCAGTGTGACCAGGATCAGCGAAAGAGCTGGATTGTTCGTCTTCCATGCCATGGCCACCCTGTCGGGCGCTGGAGGCGGGACTCCATGA
- the pilM gene encoding type IV pilus assembly protein PilM — protein sequence MLRFCGAKRAVGLDIGTTLIKVVEISKTKRATEIVRAGIHPTPEGAVADGSVLDPPNVAFAVKEAMRAAGIRATEVYAAIAGDDVVVRHVTFPRMPKEELAQAVKWEAGAYIPYAAKDASIDYQVVGPVPHFPDKLEVMIVAAPKKLVESHVRTLQLAGLYPLALDIQPVTLDRIFRGASSGGSGFYADIGGGTTDLAYTEHGVLRFTRIVGIGGNDFTAAVAEATGRSSSWAESAKREHRVSKSPGPPGVGVSPAPGDGVQGDAESDVVGRALARVAARLALEIRRSIDYCEAQARTRLGEDARITSVILTGGGSKLAGLGEFLEKSVSVRIISGDPLRNPSPARAPRLSDVLAEHGPSLSVAIGLALRGVEES from the coding sequence ATGCTCCGATTCTGCGGCGCGAAGCGCGCCGTGGGACTCGACATAGGAACGACCCTCATAAAGGTGGTCGAGATCTCGAAAACAAAGCGCGCGACCGAGATCGTGCGCGCGGGAATCCATCCTACTCCGGAAGGAGCGGTCGCTGACGGGAGCGTCCTCGACCCACCAAACGTCGCCTTCGCGGTGAAGGAAGCCATGAGAGCGGCGGGGATAAGGGCCACCGAAGTATACGCCGCTATCGCCGGGGACGACGTCGTGGTGAGGCACGTGACCTTTCCGCGCATGCCCAAGGAGGAGCTCGCTCAGGCGGTGAAGTGGGAGGCCGGAGCGTACATACCTTACGCTGCGAAGGACGCGAGCATCGACTACCAGGTCGTCGGCCCGGTCCCGCATTTCCCGGACAAGCTCGAAGTCATGATCGTGGCCGCACCAAAGAAGCTGGTAGAGAGCCACGTCCGGACTCTACAGCTTGCGGGGTTGTACCCGCTCGCCCTGGACATCCAGCCGGTTACGCTCGACCGCATCTTCCGCGGGGCAAGCAGCGGGGGCTCGGGCTTTTACGCGGACATAGGAGGGGGGACCACCGACCTCGCCTACACTGAGCACGGCGTGTTGAGGTTTACGCGCATCGTGGGAATAGGCGGAAACGACTTCACAGCTGCGGTCGCGGAAGCCACGGGGCGCAGCTCCAGTTGGGCGGAAAGCGCCAAGCGCGAGCACCGCGTGTCCAAGTCGCCCGGTCCCCCAGGGGTCGGCGTTTCTCCTGCGCCTGGAGACGGTGTACAGGGCGATGCAGAGAGCGACGTGGTCGGACGGGCGCTTGCACGCGTGGCGGCCAGACTCGCGCTGGAGATCAGAAGGTCGATTGACTACTGCGAAGCCCAAGCCAGGACTAGGCTGGGCGAGGACGCGCGCATCACCTCGGTCATCCTCACCGGAGGCGGCTCGAAGCTGGCGGGGCTGGGTGAGTTCCTCGAAAAGTCCGTTTCTGTGCGCATTATCAGTGGTGACCCTCTGAGGAACCCGTCGCCTGCGAGGGCGCCGCGCCTCTCCGACGTGCTTGCCGAGCACGGGCCATCCCTATCCGTCGCGATCGGGCTTGCGCTGCGGGGGGTGGAGGAGTCGTGA
- a CDS encoding A24 family peptidase → MLAFVSGAVIGSFLSVCIHRIPRDGQIVGPRSQCPRCGAALGPLDLVPVFSYLLLRGRCRHCRGRISLLYPVLEVGMGLVFLLMVETRGVGAETLSRLALASLVVVAAVIDLNHGVIPDRLTLPWTAVGVAVGATGGFPQVAARIAGLLLCGGLVLLIAVLSRGGMGGGDVKMMALVGSFLGPWGGLASFMTACVLGALTGVWLILAGLKKRRDAIPFAPFIAAGAIIVSVSETWVVRVLFPWLTWIG, encoded by the coding sequence TTGCTGGCGTTCGTTTCGGGAGCGGTCATAGGGAGTTTCCTTAGCGTGTGCATCCACCGAATTCCGCGCGACGGCCAGATCGTGGGGCCGAGGTCGCAGTGCCCCAGATGTGGGGCGGCGCTGGGGCCGCTCGACCTGGTTCCCGTGTTTAGCTATTTGCTCCTTCGGGGCAGGTGCCGTCATTGCCGGGGGAGGATATCTCTTTTGTACCCCGTTCTCGAGGTCGGAATGGGGCTCGTCTTCCTTCTAATGGTCGAGACGCGCGGGGTGGGGGCCGAGACGTTGAGCAGGCTCGCCTTGGCCAGCTTGGTCGTAGTGGCCGCGGTCATCGATCTCAATCACGGCGTGATCCCCGATAGACTCACGCTTCCCTGGACGGCCGTGGGAGTCGCTGTCGGGGCGACAGGCGGCTTTCCACAGGTTGCCGCTCGCATCGCGGGACTCCTCCTCTGCGGCGGACTAGTCCTGCTTATCGCCGTCTTGAGCCGCGGAGGCATGGGAGGCGGCGACGTCAAGATGATGGCGTTGGTAGGAAGCTTTCTCGGACCGTGGGGAGGTCTGGCGTCTTTCATGACAGCATGCGTCCTAGGAGCTCTGACTGGCGTGTGGCTCATCCTTGCCGGTCTCAAGAAAAGGAGAGACGCGATCCCATTCGCGCCTTTCATCGCCGCAGGAGCGATAATAGTGTCCGTCTCGGAGACATGGGTGGTCCGCGTTCTCTTCCCGTGGCTCACCTGGATCGGCTAG
- a CDS encoding type II secretion system F family protein, whose translation MEREFTYRARDAEGRLTQGTITAANEAAAVELLRAQGLVVTGFVGADRNEVGRGGQSAAPPTGARTLRVQSLARLSRHLSVMMQAGVGLSAALRTLASQAETRSERRVLEVAKARVDSGNPLAGALRETGAFPPLFIHMVEAGEVTGRLDEVLARLADYFEKDHDLRQKVKGALTYPAVVTAFAVLVVAVLITFVIPRFVDMLAQAGVPLPGVTRVVFGIGRFAQARWYAVLGVPAVMAAGAAYWLRTDRGRYWWDSTVLRLPVIGRFTEKVIVVRFAQTFASLLAAGVPILQSLEIVEKVVGNSRIAMGLRQARAGVREGAGVALPLAQAEIFPPVVTQMMTIGEEGGALDTLLTRLAGFYEQEVDRGIKSLTSLIEPAVIVFLGVCVALVAASVILPMFRMVEAV comes from the coding sequence GTGGAGCGGGAGTTCACGTACCGTGCGCGCGATGCAGAAGGACGCCTCACCCAGGGGACCATCACGGCAGCCAACGAGGCGGCCGCTGTGGAGCTACTGCGCGCTCAGGGGCTCGTCGTAACCGGCTTCGTCGGCGCGGACAGGAACGAGGTCGGCCGCGGCGGGCAGTCCGCGGCGCCTCCAACCGGAGCGAGGACGTTGAGGGTGCAGAGCCTTGCGAGGCTTTCGCGGCACCTTTCCGTGATGATGCAGGCGGGAGTTGGGCTCTCGGCGGCCCTGCGTACCCTCGCGAGCCAGGCCGAGACGAGGTCGGAAAGACGCGTCCTGGAGGTGGCAAAAGCCCGCGTAGACTCCGGAAACCCACTTGCGGGGGCGTTACGGGAGACCGGAGCCTTCCCACCGCTCTTCATCCACATGGTGGAGGCGGGGGAGGTGACCGGGCGGCTCGACGAGGTGCTTGCGAGACTCGCGGATTACTTTGAGAAGGACCACGACCTCCGTCAGAAGGTCAAGGGGGCGCTCACCTACCCGGCGGTGGTCACGGCCTTTGCCGTTCTGGTGGTAGCGGTCCTCATCACCTTCGTCATCCCGAGGTTCGTGGACATGCTCGCCCAAGCCGGCGTGCCGCTGCCGGGCGTCACCCGCGTCGTATTCGGGATCGGCAGATTCGCCCAGGCGAGGTGGTACGCGGTGCTCGGGGTGCCGGCGGTCATGGCTGCTGGAGCAGCGTATTGGCTCAGGACGGATAGAGGCCGCTATTGGTGGGACTCGACGGTGTTGCGACTCCCAGTGATCGGGAGGTTCACGGAGAAAGTCATCGTGGTTCGCTTCGCACAGACCTTCGCGAGTCTTCTCGCTGCGGGCGTGCCGATCCTTCAGAGCCTCGAGATCGTTGAGAAGGTCGTTGGAAACAGCCGAATAGCGATGGGCCTGCGGCAGGCCCGCGCGGGCGTGAGGGAGGGCGCGGGCGTGGCTCTTCCGCTGGCGCAAGCCGAGATATTCCCGCCTGTCGTCACGCAGATGATGACCATCGGTGAGGAAGGGGGTGCTCTCGACACCTTGCTCACAAGGCTCGCAGGCTTCTATGAGCAGGAGGTCGACCGAGGCATCAAGTCGCTCACGAGTTTGATCGAGCCGGCGGTCATCGTGTTCTTGGGCGTGTGCGTCGCCCTCGTGGCGGCTTCAGTGATACTCCCGATGTTCAGAATGGTGGAGGCTGTATAG
- a CDS encoding type IV pilus twitching motility protein PilT, which yields MSIEELLRLAVQSGASDLHITTGLPPVLRVVGGLRPLEGHQPLAPQDAEALVLALMSEEHKRTFAEQGQVDFSYGLPGVGRFRVNTYRQRGTCGAAIRIIPHEVPTASELGLPHVVETLARKTRGFVVVTGPTGSGKSTTLAAMVDLINTERNCHVMTIEDPIEYLHRHKRAMVNQREIGQDSASFALALRAALREDPDVILVGEMRDLETMSTAITAAETGHLVLATLHTGDAVQTIDRIIDVYPPYQQQQVRIQLAATLVAVVAQQLVPRKDKPGRVPAVEVMVGTPAVRNLIREGKTHQLRSVIQTGARFGMQTMDQSLRQWVEQGVVSLEDALTIAVDQDELKRLIRGA from the coding sequence GTGTCCATAGAGGAGTTGCTGAGACTGGCTGTTCAAAGCGGCGCGTCAGACCTTCACATCACCACAGGCCTTCCTCCCGTGCTCAGGGTGGTCGGGGGCCTGAGGCCTCTGGAGGGTCACCAGCCGCTCGCGCCTCAGGACGCGGAGGCGCTCGTTCTCGCGCTCATGAGCGAGGAGCACAAGCGGACTTTCGCCGAACAGGGACAGGTGGACTTCTCGTACGGCCTGCCCGGGGTGGGACGTTTCAGGGTGAACACGTACCGCCAGAGGGGGACGTGCGGCGCGGCGATACGGATCATCCCGCACGAGGTGCCCACGGCAAGTGAACTCGGGCTGCCCCACGTGGTCGAGACGCTCGCCCGAAAGACCCGGGGCTTCGTGGTCGTGACTGGCCCGACCGGGAGCGGCAAGTCCACGACCCTCGCAGCTATGGTTGATCTCATAAACACCGAGCGGAACTGCCACGTGATGACGATCGAGGACCCCATCGAGTACCTGCACAGGCACAAGAGGGCCATGGTGAATCAGCGGGAGATCGGCCAGGATTCCGCGTCGTTCGCCTTGGCGCTCAGAGCCGCGCTTCGAGAGGATCCCGACGTGATCCTCGTGGGCGAGATGCGCGACCTCGAGACAATGAGCACAGCCATCACGGCGGCGGAGACGGGTCATCTGGTGCTTGCCACGCTCCACACGGGGGACGCGGTGCAGACCATCGACCGGATCATAGACGTATACCCGCCGTACCAACAGCAGCAGGTCAGGATCCAGCTGGCGGCGACGCTCGTTGCCGTGGTCGCCCAGCAACTCGTTCCGCGGAAGGACAAGCCTGGCAGGGTGCCCGCGGTCGAGGTGATGGTGGGTACCCCGGCAGTGCGGAACCTCATCCGGGAAGGCAAGACCCATCAGCTCCGTTCGGTCATCCAGACCGGGGCGAGGTTCGGAATGCAGACCATGGACCAGTCACTGCGGCAGTGGGTGGAACAAGGCGTCGTGAGCCTGGAGGACGCCCTTACCATCGCCGTCGACCAGGACGAGCTCAAGAGGCTCATCAGGGGAGCGTAG
- a CDS encoding ATPase, T2SS/T4P/T4SS family, with amino-acid sequence MSTAGGASAGRAPVTEAAALDTEHAPVSRRRKLGEILIDAGVLTQEDLDKALSAQKERGGRLGSVLVSMGLVDEDSMLAALEAQLGIARVQLAKYIINPEVARLLSESFVRSHKVFPVERVGDRLTLAMADPLDVFAIDDVRISTGLQVDPVIASEAEIEAAIAESYGGGAVARLAKEVQAQVAGGAGRGQSSKADEARRAADEAQVMSAPAVRLANAIISEAVKARASDIHIEPQESQVRVRYRVDGVLRNVMTFPKELGPAVASRIKVTAGMDIAERRVPQDGRVEIRAEGEEVDLRVSTLPTLHGEKVEIRILRSKGSIARIDELGFLEADAARLRQAIARPNGIVLVTGPTGSGKTMTLYAALHELNSPEKNIVTIEDPVEFRVSGLNQVQTNPKAGLTFSAGLRAILRQDPDIVMVGEIRDRETAEIAIRFAMTGHLVLSTFHTIDAAGALVRLTEMGVEPYLVASSVTAVVAQRLVRRVCSYCAEEREIGPDGWAAWSALAPDTAAKVEAERGRVLRRGRGCRQCANTGCHGRTAIAEVMVVDDDIRDLVMRSASAADIENAAVKAGMTKLVVDGARKVLLGITTPEELAKVCAVPHCEEGARSCP; translated from the coding sequence ATGAGCACGGCAGGGGGAGCCAGTGCGGGGCGCGCACCTGTGACCGAGGCCGCCGCGCTGGACACCGAGCACGCGCCTGTTTCGCGTAGGCGCAAACTCGGTGAGATTCTGATCGATGCGGGGGTCCTCACGCAGGAAGATCTCGACAAGGCGCTTTCCGCGCAGAAAGAGAGAGGCGGAAGGCTCGGTTCCGTGTTGGTGTCGATGGGCCTGGTGGATGAGGATTCCATGCTTGCAGCCCTCGAAGCCCAGCTCGGGATAGCTCGTGTCCAGCTCGCGAAGTACATCATCAACCCGGAAGTCGCGCGCCTCCTTTCCGAGTCTTTCGTGAGGTCACACAAGGTGTTTCCCGTCGAGCGGGTCGGCGACAGGCTAACCCTCGCGATGGCCGACCCTCTGGACGTGTTCGCCATAGATGACGTGAGGATCTCCACCGGGCTGCAAGTCGACCCCGTGATCGCTAGTGAGGCAGAGATAGAGGCGGCAATAGCGGAGTCCTACGGCGGAGGTGCTGTGGCAAGACTCGCCAAGGAGGTTCAAGCCCAGGTCGCCGGGGGTGCCGGAAGAGGGCAGAGCTCCAAGGCCGACGAGGCAAGGCGGGCGGCCGACGAGGCTCAAGTGATGAGCGCTCCGGCTGTGAGGCTGGCCAACGCCATCATCTCAGAGGCGGTGAAGGCCAGGGCGAGCGACATCCACATCGAGCCTCAGGAGTCGCAAGTCCGCGTGAGGTACAGGGTCGACGGCGTTCTCAGGAACGTCATGACTTTCCCGAAGGAGCTCGGTCCCGCGGTGGCCTCGCGGATCAAGGTCACCGCGGGTATGGATATAGCGGAGAGGCGAGTCCCGCAGGACGGTCGCGTTGAGATACGAGCGGAAGGCGAGGAAGTCGACCTGCGTGTGTCCACCCTGCCCACGCTCCACGGAGAGAAGGTGGAGATCAGGATTCTGCGGTCGAAGGGGTCGATCGCACGCATCGACGAACTGGGGTTTCTCGAGGCGGACGCGGCACGTCTTAGGCAGGCCATAGCGCGCCCCAACGGCATAGTGCTCGTTACGGGTCCGACCGGAAGCGGCAAGACCATGACGTTGTACGCGGCCCTCCATGAGCTGAACAGCCCGGAGAAGAACATTGTGACCATCGAAGACCCTGTTGAGTTCCGCGTGTCGGGTCTAAACCAGGTGCAGACGAACCCAAAGGCGGGCCTCACTTTTTCAGCGGGGTTGCGGGCCATACTGAGGCAGGACCCCGACATCGTCATGGTGGGTGAGATAAGGGACAGGGAGACCGCGGAGATAGCGATAAGGTTCGCCATGACGGGACACCTGGTGCTGAGCACTTTCCATACCATCGACGCGGCGGGCGCGCTGGTGAGGCTCACCGAGATGGGGGTCGAACCGTACCTCGTGGCCTCGTCAGTGACTGCGGTGGTTGCCCAAAGGCTCGTGCGCAGGGTCTGCTCGTACTGCGCGGAGGAACGCGAGATCGGACCGGATGGCTGGGCGGCCTGGAGCGCCCTCGCGCCTGACACTGCCGCCAAGGTTGAGGCGGAGCGCGGGAGGGTGTTGAGGCGCGGTCGCGGGTGCCGGCAGTGTGCGAACACGGGCTGTCACGGACGAACGGCGATAGCCGAGGTGATGGTGGTCGACGACGACATCCGGGATCTGGTCATGAGGTCCGCTTCGGCCGCGGACATAGAAAACGCCGCGGTGAAGGCCGGCATGACCAAGCTGGTGGTGGACGGGGCGCGCAAGGTGCTCCTTGGGATCACCACGCCGGAGGAGCTCGCGAAGGTTTGCGCGGTGCCGCACTGCGAGGAGGGTGCTCGGTCGTGTCCATAG
- the coaBC gene encoding bifunctional phosphopantothenoylcysteine decarboxylase/phosphopantothenate--cysteine ligase CoaBC, with translation MWTTLRHKGSAPLDGKTVVLGVTGGIAAYKAAEVTSLLVKRGADVHVVMTEAATKFVAPLTFRTLSRNPVVVDMFADPGDWNVRHVALAEKASVVLVAPATANCIGKVACGIADDLLTTVIMATRAPVLFVPSMNQAMYDNPLFRGNLERLLNLGYRAMEPGTGYLACGAEGKGRMPDPEDIVAEVERICLARKDLVGLTVVVTAGPTEEPIDPVRHISNRSSGKMGYALAEAARDRGARVVLVSGPTALAEPSGVKLIRVRTTREMLDAVLEVMPDANVIIGAAAPADWRPATAASRKLEKGRGPMTLQLETCEDIIATVGRNKGDRVIVGFAAETHDLLAHAREKMSAKNLDLVVANDVTCPGAGFGSDFNQAKMLHSDGRVEEVPLVPKVELAHRILDAVASLLARRSGQGS, from the coding sequence ATGTGGACCACCCTAAGACACAAGGGGAGCGCGCCGCTTGACGGGAAGACCGTGGTCCTCGGGGTGACTGGTGGAATTGCGGCTTACAAGGCTGCGGAGGTCACGAGCCTCCTGGTGAAGCGCGGGGCGGACGTCCACGTCGTGATGACCGAAGCCGCTACGAAGTTCGTTGCGCCTCTAACCTTCCGCACCCTGTCACGCAACCCCGTGGTCGTCGACATGTTCGCCGATCCCGGCGACTGGAACGTGCGCCACGTGGCTCTAGCCGAGAAGGCGAGCGTGGTGTTGGTGGCTCCGGCCACCGCGAACTGCATCGGAAAGGTGGCGTGCGGCATTGCGGATGACCTTCTGACTACGGTCATCATGGCGACGAGAGCGCCCGTGCTTTTCGTGCCCTCGATGAATCAGGCCATGTACGATAACCCCCTCTTCCGCGGGAATCTCGAGCGCCTTCTGAATCTTGGGTACAGAGCCATGGAGCCGGGGACGGGGTACCTGGCATGCGGCGCCGAGGGCAAGGGCAGGATGCCTGACCCCGAGGACATCGTCGCGGAGGTAGAGAGGATCTGCCTGGCGCGCAAGGACCTCGTGGGGCTCACGGTGGTGGTGACCGCCGGGCCAACAGAAGAGCCCATCGACCCGGTGAGGCACATCTCCAACAGGTCCTCCGGCAAGATGGGGTACGCCCTCGCAGAAGCGGCCAGAGACAGAGGGGCGCGCGTCGTTCTGGTGAGCGGACCCACCGCCCTCGCGGAGCCTTCCGGGGTGAAGCTCATACGCGTACGCACGACTCGCGAGATGTTGGACGCGGTGCTGGAGGTCATGCCGGATGCCAACGTGATAATCGGGGCGGCCGCTCCTGCGGATTGGCGGCCGGCGACGGCGGCATCCCGCAAGCTCGAGAAGGGGCGAGGTCCCATGACCCTGCAGCTGGAAACGTGCGAGGACATCATCGCAACGGTCGGCAGGAACAAGGGTGACCGCGTGATTGTGGGCTTCGCTGCTGAAACCCATGACCTGTTGGCACACGCTAGGGAGAAGATGTCCGCAAAGAACCTGGACCTCGTGGTGGCCAATGACGTGACTTGCCCCGGCGCCGGCTTCGGGTCCGACTTCAACCAGGCGAAGATGCTCCACTCAGATGGGCGAGTCGAGGAGGTCCCGCTGGTCCCCAAAGTAGAGCTTGCGCACAGGATCCTCGATGCGGTAGCAAGCCTGCTGGCCAGGCGGTCTGGGCAAGGCTCGTAG
- the rpoZ gene encoding DNA-directed RNA polymerase subunit omega encodes MPYPPLDAFANKAESRYALVVATAKRARQIMSGAKKLVDSKADKPVTIAMEEILAGRVTFEQPKTGVK; translated from the coding sequence ATGCCTTATCCACCTCTTGATGCGTTCGCCAACAAGGCGGAGAGCAGGTATGCTCTCGTTGTGGCTACGGCGAAACGAGCCAGACAGATAATGAGCGGTGCGAAGAAACTAGTAGATTCCAAGGCGGACAAGCCCGTAACCATAGCCATGGAGGAGATCCTCGCCGGAAGGGTCACGTTCGAGCAGCCTAAGACAGGCGTGAAGTAG
- a CDS encoding DUF370 domain-containing protein: MDVKLINIGFGNIVAANRIIAIVSPESAPIKRIVQEARDRGRLIDATYGRRTRAVVMTDSDHVILCAVQPETVAHRLGGKDSGREASE, encoded by the coding sequence ATGGACGTAAAGCTCATCAACATCGGGTTCGGGAACATCGTGGCGGCAAACCGCATCATCGCCATAGTGAGCCCCGAGTCCGCTCCCATAAAGAGGATCGTCCAAGAGGCCAGGGATCGTGGCAGGCTCATAGACGCAACGTACGGCAGGAGGACGCGCGCCGTGGTCATGACCGACAGCGACCACGTCATCCTGTGTGCAGTCCAGCCCGAGACGGTGGCCCACAGGCTCGGAGGGAAAGACTCGGGCCGCGAAGCTAGCGAGTGA
- a CDS encoding integration host factor → MALPELSTEQKRAALKKAQEMRSKRAQIRESLKQGTLTLEKILNSPDDNVISRMRVAYLLESLPRIGRVRSRKIMEEIGIHESRRVQGLGARQKEALLKRLAK, encoded by the coding sequence ATGGCTTTGCCCGAGCTCAGCACCGAACAGAAGAGGGCGGCTCTCAAGAAGGCTCAGGAGATGCGCTCCAAGCGGGCTCAGATCCGCGAGAGCCTGAAGCAGGGCACCCTCACGCTGGAGAAGATCCTGAACAGCCCCGACGACAACGTGATATCCCGCATGCGCGTTGCGTACCTGCTTGAGTCGTTGCCACGGATCGGAAGAGTCAGGAGCCGCAAGATTATGGAAGAGATAGGGATACACGAGTCCAGAAGGGTCCAGGGTCTCGGGGCCAGACAGAAAGAGGCGTTGCTCAAGAGACTGGCGAAGTAG
- a CDS encoding YicC family protein — protein MPRSMTGYGRGTSTGAGLSVTVEMRSTNHRHRDINVRVPRELSELEERLRALVAEQVARGHVDVTVAVEEDGTPLRAVEVRWDLAQAYYEAAKALSTRLGLHGEIGIETLLTLPDVVTVKTAPIDLEAVWRVVEAAAREALEALGRMRAAEGDALARDLIHRTSLIEQCAARISDRAPAVVEGYRARLEARLRELLADVPVDESRIAMEAAMYAEKGNITEELVRLASHIAQVHSVIEQTEPAGRRLEFLVQEMHREANTIGSKSQDIQISHMVVEIKSELEKIREQIQNIE, from the coding sequence ATGCCAAGGAGCATGACGGGATACGGCCGAGGAACGTCCACGGGGGCAGGTCTGTCAGTCACCGTTGAGATGCGTTCCACCAATCACAGGCATCGCGACATCAACGTGCGTGTGCCGAGGGAGCTCTCAGAGCTTGAAGAGAGGCTGCGTGCTTTGGTCGCGGAGCAAGTGGCACGCGGGCACGTCGACGTGACGGTCGCGGTGGAAGAGGACGGCACGCCCCTCAGAGCAGTCGAGGTGAGGTGGGACCTGGCCCAGGCGTACTACGAGGCCGCAAAGGCTCTTTCGACGCGCCTCGGGCTTCATGGGGAGATCGGCATCGAAACCCTCCTCACGCTGCCGGACGTGGTGACCGTCAAGACCGCGCCCATAGACCTCGAAGCTGTATGGAGGGTGGTGGAGGCGGCGGCGCGCGAGGCGTTGGAGGCGCTCGGCCGGATGAGGGCGGCGGAGGGAGACGCCCTTGCGCGGGATCTCATACATAGAACGTCCTTGATTGAGCAGTGTGCCGCCAGGATTTCAGACCGCGCCCCAGCAGTGGTCGAGGGGTACAGGGCGAGGCTCGAGGCACGATTGCGTGAACTCCTTGCAGACGTTCCTGTTGATGAATCGCGCATAGCGATGGAGGCGGCGATGTACGCCGAGAAGGGCAACATCACCGAGGAACTGGTAAGGCTTGCAAGCCACATAGCGCAGGTTCACTCCGTGATAGAACAAACTGAGCCGGCCGGACGTCGGCTCGAGTTCCTTGTCCAGGAGATGCACCGGGAGGCCAATACCATAGGATCGAAGTCGCAGGACATCCAGATCTCCCATATGGTAGTGGAGATCAAGAGCGAGCTCGAGAAAATCCGGGAGCAGATCCAAAACATAGAGTGA